The Arachis ipaensis cultivar K30076 chromosome B10, Araip1.1, whole genome shotgun sequence DNA window aaaaaaaaatattaaaatagaaaatattgaagaaaatattaaaataaaaaattgataaaaaaatttcaacatCCAGTAATAAAGGAACAAATTTCGAGAGAGAGGAACTATTAAACAAAGCACAAACAATTCACTGGGAAAGGGTACTTACTACTTAGGGAGGAAGCTAAAACAAATTCAAAGTCAATAGTCTTCGCCTTCCTTTGTTCTTTTCCACTGTTCCCTCTAATCCTATATGCCATTATCACTTCCTTTCCTTTTCTGCATTTTTGTTTGACCAAGCTTTGACTTTTTGATCACCAAGTGTTTGTTCTGTGTGCTCTTCCAAAGGATCAAAGAAGAAACAAAGCAACAATGGATCAGGGGAAGAAATCGGCTTCATTGACCACTACACGTTTGTCACCACTTGCAAAACCCTTCACTCTCAACCGCTCCACCAACCACCAACCTGGTTCAGCTTCTTCATCCGTGCTTCACTGTAACGATGATCCTTTTAGCTCTTTGCTTGATTCTTTCAGGAAAAGCAACATGGGTTCTAAAGTAGCAACTGTGCCTTCAAAAACAACAGCTTTACCTGTTGAGATTTCCACTCAGGAGCAGGAAAAATCACTTTTTGAACAGTACCCTTCTCAGGAATTTGGAAAAGATGATGACTTTGATGGGATTCACTGGTCACACTTTGGAATTCTGGAAGAGTTTCCAATGCCTAGCTACTCATCAAGCTTGACTGGTTTAGGATATGGTACTGGTATCAGTGGTAATGAAGTTGATAGTTCAGTTGATGATGGGATCATGCTTCAgaaaggtaattttctttttcttcttgaatGGTTTGGGGCCTTCCCTAAACTTCTGCAATTTTGATAGATTCTGATGATTATCTTTCACTTGTATAGTACGTTGGTTATGCTTTTCTTATCTTATTGATCTTCCATCCCTTACTTCTGAGGGAAGTACCTTTAGTTAGTTGTGTGCTATAATTTCTATCACATTAAGCCTTTTACTGCATATAGTGAGGATAGTTTCTTTCATACTCAGTCTATTGCAGACTTGAGCCTTGTGCTTCTATGGTTACTAATATGGAGTATATGTATAAGATTTAACTGTTAAGTAGCATGTGGTTAACAAAGGGAATTTCTGAGTCGTTATTGTTGGTGAAAATGGTAATTTGCAGTCTTGCACAATTTCTAAGCAATGCTAAGAGTTGAGATTTCAATTTAGTTCACCTACAAATGTTACGAATTACATGCACTGAAAAGCAACTCACTAGTTATGCTGTTGCCTtcataattaaaatttcaaaatcactCATATTTTACTTGTATGCAAAGAATAACCATAAATTTTGTGGGGTTGAACAAAGTAATGAAGGTTTCTCCCAGGCCTTTGTAAATACTGCATATTAGAATTTTTAGTACTTGAAGACAAGAAACTTGTGCATCTctgctttttaaaaattttggtgcTTAAAAGACAAGCAATTTATTTGTTTGAGTGTATTTTTATGTTCTTTAGACTGCTTAAAGATAAGCTACGTTCTGAGTTGTTTGTGTCTATAAGGTGGTAGATTGATATTTCTTTACTATATAGTGAAGAAACATTTGATTTTTCATATCTGAGAGAAATGTTTCGACTTACTGCTACATTCTTATGTTTGTTgttctaaacttctaattatgCTCACATGACCGAAAATATCATATTATTGGATTTTCAAATGAACCAGCAAAATCAGTTCAAGTAGTGGTAATCAAAAGCATGCTTAGCATTCAATTCTAGTATGCTGTTCTTGAATTTTGGTTATAATTTTGTTGACAAGTTGCACTTTGGtgcttcataatttttttttgtttgtttaggtAAGCATGCTCTTGATGGGTCAAACACTTGTATAGCAGTGTCTGATGGTCTTCTTAAAAAAAGCAATACAATTGGGGAAAAAGATATTCTATCAAATTCAAAAAGCACCATAGATCAAGCTAGCTCTAATCTTAATTACCCTAAGTTAGCGCCACTCAAGTTATCAACTGATACATACTCTGCTAAAAACATTCTGCAAGATCAATCTTCCAATAACTTAGGAGTTGACAGTGAACCTGAGGTGGATTCTCCTTGTTGGCAGGGAACAACAGCTTTTAGTGCAACGCCATTAGAAACTTCAGAGCCTATACAATCTCATCATGTTGAGAAAGGAACAGAAAAACATAATAGTTTAAATCCTCTGGCTCCTCAGTTCTTTCCTGGTGTTGGATACATCAAAGATGATTTTCTGTCTTCCAAATCTAGTGCATGCCCTATAGCTAATAATTTAGATTATATGGAAACTGTGTTGGTGGAATCCCCGTTGGAATTAAATAAGGGAACTGAGCTTCGGCATTATACTAACGTCAGTGGAAGAGAGAACACATTTAATGTCCTTAATGatccaaaaaataattatatgaatCTTGTGCAAAATTCTCACTCTATAATGACTCAATCTTCTTCCATAGTAGATTGCTCAACACTGAAAGGAAAACTTGTAACTGCTGTAGATGTTGATGGCTTTGTGAATGGAACTAATGGGGTTTTCCATGGAAATGGTCATCCTCCAATTCCAACTTCATCCTCATCTGGAGTTGATTTTGATACTGATCTTCTTAAAACACTCAAAGGTCTTTTGAAGTTATTTATCGAGTCTCCCAGACCCGATGTTCATATAATGGTCAATGCTATGCATGTTCTTTCAGAATTGCTTGTCCAAACTTCTGTAGACCTAGCAAATTCATATAGTGAACCTGATCCTGATATTGTTGTACAAATAATCAATAATCTGAACATGCTTAGCACAAAAAGATTTGAACAAGGGATTTCAACCCATGATTCAACATTGGCAGACAGTCCATATCATCTTGATAGGTCATCAAAATATTCTAAGGTATGTATTTAATCTGTCTTAGGCGATTTATGCATGGTAGCACCCTAGCTGGAATCTTCTCCTTGCCCCCAGTTTTATGCTGATTTTCATCACTGCTCTTCAAACTAATATGTCTATGTTGAAGGGACTTGAATTGACAAGTGTAGAGACCCTACCCACGCTGAATCAACCTTATGTGCAGAATGATCACCTGGGAAAGAAAATCAGTGTTTCTAAAGTGTTTGCTGAGAGTGGACGGATTTCTTTTGCATCTAGCAATCATCAAGGCACTGAAAATGAATTTGCTGAGGTACTTGGTGTGATGGTACCAGAATGTAACTAGAACTTTTCTGAAATTTGGAATAAATGTTTGAGTGATTGCAGCTTCAGGTCATTCGAAGAAGTCTTGGGAAGAGTTTGGATTATGAGAAACAAATGCATCCAGAGGCTATGTTGTTTTGGAATTTGTGGCTTGATTCTGAAGCAGAACGGTGTTATAGGAAATTCAAAACATTCCGTTGCCTTATGGAATCTGGCATGGATTTGAATTCAGCGAACATTGCGGTATTCCCTTCCACCTAAAATGTTACAGCAATCTTCTCTTCTTCACTAACTTAATACTTAATGTTCTTTACATGGCCTAATATATAGGACTTGAAATTGGCATTGCTGCTCTTAGAAGCCTCCTTCAAACTAACCTGCTCTAATATGTATATACTAACATAGGTGGAAATGTTTTCAGGAACTGTTGAGGTGATACTGCTTTGTAGATTTGAGAGGCACAGAACTGAGGCTGTAATTAGATTGGTGAAATCAAATAAAGAGGGAAAAAACGGAATCTATAATTTGGTAACAAAGTTGACATGTTATTATATGTCGAGTTGTAAGTTTTAACATGCCACTTAATGCTCTGTGGCATCACGGTAATACTATTAAAGTGTCTTATTACATTCAAACAATTGTAATTTTTGTCAATAATATGATCTTTATTTGTATTTAGATATATAATCAGGACAAGATGCTATTTCATGATGGCTTTACATCTTTACATGGTTTAATAATTCGTGTCATCTTAACTTTGTCTCTTCTGAACATTGAACTTCCAAGTTACTTTTTGGCAACCACTTTTGTCAAAGATATCATGACCTTGATGCTTCTGTTGTAatattttgccttttttttttaagaaatatatTTTAGTCATGTATTCTAACCTCAATTCATTATTCCATTTAAATGGAAtggaatttttttaaatattaaaaatttattaaagaaCTCTGAGTTAGGACACAACATGGTGAGTATCTATAATTAGCAATAAGCCAATAACCACCGAAAATATGAACCGATGTTAGAACAACTTAGTAGAGACGTGCCACATACGAATCAAGGTTATAATAAATGCTAAACATTGTTAGCTTAATCTGGAATAACAAGATGAACGGTCAAGTATCATTATCAATTTTAATCATGTGCTATATTAGTAAAAATGAAGAATATAattgaaataataatatttgtataTGGTTGCTGCAATGAGCTTGTAGCTGAAGGGTAGTTAGTTAAAGATGTACCTAGCACAACCGAAGGAGTTGTTGTTCCTTATAGTTCCAGCAATAAATTCAAAACTATATTACTTCAGTGAGAGAATGTGCCTTTGTTTGTGAGTTAAACAATGATATGAACCCTTCAACATATGAAAATGAACCCACCACCATCATCACTACCCTTTTCCACCATACACATTCAAAGGGTTGGTTTATGCTTCTGCCATACGATTATAAAAACATTGCAACATAGCACTCTCATTTGAACCTTGAGGGGTATGACCAAGaccataaccaagaaaacaagAACAGAATGATGGAATCTAGTGTTCAGTTGTGCAATTCTTGTGGGGAACAAATTGGAGTTGATGCTAATGGAGAGGTGTTTGTGGCTTGTCATGAGTGCTATTTTCCAATCTGCAAAGCTTGTTTTGATTATGAAATGAATGAGGGTCGCAAAGCTTGTCTGAGATGTGCTACTCCCTATGAAGGTAACACTTTGAAATCTCTACTTTTTTTAAAATCATTTCACAAAGTGAATGAATTAGCATGCATGCGCCTTCTTTTTCCTGAGCTTTGTTTCCTTTTGTACATCTTATAGAAAGATCCAAAAATGATGATGACACCAAGGTTAATGGAAATCGGTCAACATCAATGGCTTCTGAGCTCAGTATTTCTCAGGATGTTGGAATCCATGCTAGGCATGTCAGTACTGTGTCCACAGTGGATAGTGGTATGAGAGACTTAAGCTAACATTTTCAAGTAGATTTTTCTTTAGAAAtgctcattgatcattcattcaTAACATGGTTTTCTTGTAGAGTTAAATGATGAATATGGGAATCCAATCTGGAAAAATAGAGTGGAGAGCTGGAAGGAGAAGgataagaagaaaaacaagaagaaaaaggcTGAATCTAAGGCCGAAAATGTGGCGCCAATTCCCCCGGAACAGCAGATGGAAGAAATACAGTAAGTTCACTCAGAAATGAGAAAGTTTTCTTGAAATGAACAATAAACAATTCATTCCCCTTGGGTTAGTATATTCCTGAGATGCATGGAATTGGACACAGAAATAAGTTAGACTACATAgaagtaaaacaaaaaatatgGCTTGAAAATTGACTTCTTCAATTGATTAAGCTCTGAATCCTTTGTTAGCATTCTTGCATTTTCCTTGTCCTACTTTATAGCAGTAGTTATAGGCAGAATACAAATTATCAAACCTTAAGCATCCTAAATATAAAAGGAATGACATGGACAAAAATTTAGTATGGTTCTTTAAGATTATATTGATGTGCATACATGGCCATGTGTTGGTATGTTCTGCAGGTCCTCAGAGGCTGCTGCTGCTGAGCCACTCTCAATTACTATTCCAATATCGAAAACAAAAATGGGACCATACAGATTTGTGATAATCATGCGTCTGATAATCTTAGGTCTCTTCTTCCATTACCGAGTCACAAATCCTGTTGACAGTGCTTTTGCTTTGTGGTTGACATCTATCATCTGTGAGATCTGGTTTGCATTTTCATGGGTGTTAGATCAGTTCCCTAAATGGTATCCCATCAACAGGCACACTTTTATTGACAGGCTTTCTGCCAGGTAAATATACAAAACAAAGTTCTAAGATATTCGGACATGTTCCTTGTACTTCAAGTTTTCTGTTGAACATCTAAGTTAATTGTGAAAACTCACATGTGATCTATGTTGGAATGTCAGGTTTGAAAGAGAGGGTGAACCATCTCAGCTTGCTGCTGTGGATTTCTTTGTCAGTACAGTGGATCCATTGAAGGAACCGCCCCTGATCACGGCTAACACAGTGCTTTCTATTCTTGCTGTGGACTACCCTGTGGATAAAGTATCCTGTTATGTGTCTGATGATGGTGCTGCAATGCTTACATTTGAATCCCTTGTGGAGACAGCTGATTTTGCAAGAAAGTGGGTTCCGTTTTGCAAGCAGTACTCGATTGAGCCGCGAGCGCCTGAGTTCTACTTCTCTCAGAAGATTGACTACCTCAAAGACAAAATTCAACCTTCTTTTGTGAAGGAACGTAGAGCTATGAAGGTATTCATTACATTACATTGTTCTTTTTCCAAATCCAAATGGAGTATCTTCTCATGAATCATGATTATCTTCCAGAGAGACTATGAGGAGTATAAAGTAAGAATCAATGCTTTGGTAGCCAAGGCACAGAAAACACCAGAAGAAGGATGGACTATGCAAGATGGAACCCCTTGGCCTGGGAATAACTCGCGCGATCACCCTGGCATGATTCAGGTATATCCATTCACCATTTGTTGAATCAAATCTATTGGCAGAGTCAAATGCCTAACTTCAAGGACTAAACTATTTCTGCCAGTTTAAAGTGTCCTGTATTCAAATGAATTTTTCTGTTATTTGCTATTTGCAGGTTTTCCTTGGACACACTGGTGCACATGACATAGAAGGGAATGAACTTCCTAGGCTGGTGTATGTTTCCAGAGAGAAAAGGCCAGGTTACCAACATCACAAAAAGGCTGGTGCTGAAAATGCATTGGTAAGAATGCTTAAAAATTTATCTGGATTTATGTTTCATATCCTTATTAAGATCCTTGAGATTTTATTAGGCCTGTTGATTCTTGTTTGGATTTATATAGGTGAGGGTCTCAGCAGTTCTCACAAATGCTCCCTTCATTCTCAATCTTGATTGTGATCATTATGTTAACAATAGCAAGGCTGTCCGGGAAGCAATGTGTTTTCTTATGGATCCAGAAGTTGGTAGGGATGTCTGTTATGTGCAGTTCCCCCAGAGATTCGACGGTATTGATCGCAGTGATCGATATGCAAATCGCAACACAGTTTTCTTCGACGTGAgtttaaataaaaacaaactgTTTCAACAGAAATTTTGTATTGTGTGTGGTAGAATTATATAACAATGAAACAAGTATTCACAGCACTTTTTAACCTTGATCCATTTCAGGTTAACATGAAAGGACTTGATGGAATTCAAGGACCTATGTATGTGGGAACTGGATGTGTTTTCAATAGACAAGCTCTTTACGGTTATAGTCCACCTTCCATGCCCAACTTACCAAGATCTTCTTCATCATGCTGCTGCTGCTGCCCCTCAAAGAAGGCCAAAAAAGATGTCTCTGAGCTTTATAAAGATGCAAAGAGGGAAGAACTTGATGCTGCTATTTTTAATCTTAGGGAGATTGAAAGTAAGAACAGTTCTGTTTTTCCAACCATGTTTCACTGAAAATACAGAACAAACTCTTATTGAGTGATATATCactggtttctttttctttgctgtaGATTATGATGAATATGAGAGGTCAATGCTGATTTCACAGATGAGCTTTGAGAAAACATTTGGCTTGTCCACTGTTTTCATTGAGTCCACATTGATGGAGAATGGAGGTGTTCCTGATTCTGCAGATCCCTCAATGCTGATCAAGGAGGCCATTCATGTAATTGGCTGTGGATATGAAGAGAAGACTGAATGGGGAAAAGAGGTGAGGCTTAAACGTTTCATTCATGTGTTGTTGACTTGTTTACTAACTAAAATGTGTTGTTCTTGTTGTGTATTCATTCAGATTGGTTGGATTTATGGATCAGTGACAGAGGATATCTTAACTGGATTCAAGATGCACTGTAGAGGATGGAGATCAATTTACTGCATGCCATTAAGGCCAGCATTCAAAGGGTCAGCACCAATCAACTTGTCTGATAGGTTGCACCAAGTTCTTAGGTGGGCCCTTGGATCAGTTGAAATCTTCTTCAGCAGACACTGCCCTTTGTGGTATGGATTTGCAGGTGGACGCCTCAGATGGCTTCAGAGACTAGCTTACATAAACACCATTGTCTATCCTTTCACATCACTTCCTCTAGTTGCTTATTGTTCCTTGCCAGCAATTTGCCTTCTCTCTGGAAAGTTCATCATTCCAACGGTAGTTTCTTCATCTTTTATTCTTCTTAACACATCATAACAAGTTACAACTAATAATGTCTTGCACCAAAGAAAACAATTCATAGCTGCATAAGCTTAGAACTTAGGCCATTACACTAATTAGCCTTAAACCATTTTGTTTTTGACAATTGAATGCAGCTATCAAACCTAGCAAGTGTACTCTTTCTTGGACTATTTCTGTCCATCATAACCACCAGCATCTTGGAGCTTCGATGGAGTGGCGTGACCATCGAAGCAATATGGCGAAACGAGCAGTTCTGGGTCATAGGAGGCGTCTCGGCCCACCTCTTCGCCGTCTTCCAAGGTTTCCTGAAGATGTTAGCAGGCATTGACACAAACTTCACAGTCACAGCAAAAGCTGCAGATGACACAGAGTTTGGTGAACTCTACATCATAAAATGGACCACACTCTTGATCCCTCCAACAACTCTGATCATAGTTAACATGGTTGGTGTTGTTGCTGGTTTCTCTGATGCACTCAATGGAGGTTATGAGTCTTGGGGGCCTTTATTTGGCAAAGTTTTCTTTGCATTTTGGGTTATTTTTCATCTGTATCCATTCCTCAAAGGTCTCATGGGTCGCCAGAACAGAACACCAACCATTGTTATACTTTGGTCAGTGTTGTTGGCATCAGTCTTCTCTCTTGTTTGGGTTAAGATCAATCCCTTTATCAGCAGAACTGACAGCTCAACCATCTCAGGGACTTGCATTTCTATTGATTGTTAAAATCTCACAATTATCAAACAGTTTTGATCATATGGTATTTGTGAAAGATTTCATTTGCTACAGTGTGCAAAGTCATAAAATGTGTAACTATTTTTCACCAGGGTTAAAAACTCtcttgatatatatttttttgggtttttttttataGATTGACTAAATTGCTGTATAAGAACTAAGAAATATTAgtgaatttttaaaatattttttacttataaaaattgAATAGTTGATATAAAGTTTTAGGATAGGCTAGATTGGATTTGGAACTTCCAGTGGAGGAGAGAGCTCTTTCAATGGGAGTTGGGAATACTGGGTCAACTACATGAGGCATTGAGACCTGTGCAACTAGTAGTTAACAGAGAGGATATGGTAGTATGGAAATATGATAAACAAGAAATTTATTCAACTAACTCATTTGTTCAGGTTTTGCAGGAGGCGACACTCCCGGAGGAGGTGACAAGCTACAGCTTCACAAAGACCATCTGGAAAAGGTTGGTTCCACCTAGAGTAGAGCTATTTGCTTGGTTTGTCCTGGTAGGTAGGGTGAATACAAAAGAACGGTTAAGCCGGCTAGGGGTCATTAACCAGGAAGATAATGTCTGTGTTCTATGTAATAAATGTGTGGAACATGTGCACCATTTATTTCTATGCTGTGAATTTGCTTGGCAGGTGTGGAGTGTTTGGTTATCGATGATTGGTCAACAATGGTCTATCTCAAGGACAATGAGAGAACATTTAGGCCATTACTAATTAGCCTTAAACCATTTTGTTTTTGACAATGCAGCTATCAAACCTA harbors:
- the LOC107623599 gene encoding uncharacterized protein LOC107623599 isoform X2, giving the protein MDQGKKSASLTTTRLSPLAKPFTLNRSTNHQPGSASSSVLHCNDDPFSSLLDSFRKSNMGSKVATVPSKTTALPVEISTQEQEKSLFEQYPSQEFGKDDDFDGIHWSHFGILEEFPMPSYSSSLTGLGYGTGISGNEVDSSVDDGIMLQKGKHALDGSNTCIAVSDGLLKKSNTIGEKDILSNSKSTIDQASSNLNYPKLAPLKLSTDTYSAKNILQDQSSNNLGVDSEPEVDSPCWQGTTAFSATPLETSEPIQSHHVEKGTEKHNSLNPLAPQFFPGVGYIKDDFLSSKSSACPIANNLDYMETVLVESPLELNKGTELRHYTNVSGRENTFNVLNDPKNNYMNLVQNSHSIMTQSSSIVDCSTLKGKLVTAVDVDGFVNGTNGVFHGNGHPPIPTSSSSGVDFDTDLLKTLKGLLKLFIESPRPDVHIMVNAMHVLSELLVQTSVDLANSYSEPDPDIVVQIINNLNMLSTKRFEQGISTHDSTLADSPYHLDRSSKYSKGLELTSVETLPTLNQPYVQNDHLGKKISVSKVFAESGRISFASSNHQGTENEFAEVIRRSLGKSLDYEKQMHPEAMLFWNLWLDSEAERCYRKFKTFRCLMESGMDLNSANIAELLR
- the LOC107623599 gene encoding uncharacterized protein LOC107623599 isoform X3; this translates as MDQGKKSASLTTTRLSPLAKPFTLNRSTNHQPGSASSSVLHCNDDPFSSLLDSFRKSNMGSKVATVPSKTTALPVEISTQEQEKSLFEQYPSQEFGKDDDFDGIHWSHFGILEEFPMPSYSSSLTGLGYGTGISGNEVDSSVDDGIMLQKGKHALDGSNTCIAVSDGLLKKSNTIGEKDILSNSKSTIDQASSNLNYPKLAPLKLSTDTYSAKNILQDQSSNNLGVDSEPEVDSPCWQGTTAFSATPLETSEPIQSHHVEKGTEKHNSLNPLAPQFFPGVGYIKDDFLSSKSSACPIANNLDYMETVLVESPLELNKGTELRHYTNVSGRENTFNVLNDPKNNYMNLVQNSHSIMTQSSSIVDCSTLKGKLVTAVDVDGFVNGTNGVFHGNGHPPIPTSSSSGVDFDTDLLKTLKGLLKLFIESPRPDVHIMVNAMHVLSELLVQTSVDLANSYSEPDPDIVVQIINNLNMLSTKRFEQGISTHDSTLADSPYHLDRSSKYSKNDHLGKKISVSKVFAESGRISFASSNHQGTENEFAELQVIRRSLGKSLDYEKQMHPEAMLFWNLWLDSEAERCYRKFKTFRCLMESGMDLNSANIAELLR
- the LOC107623599 gene encoding uncharacterized protein LOC107623599 isoform X1, with product MDQGKKSASLTTTRLSPLAKPFTLNRSTNHQPGSASSSVLHCNDDPFSSLLDSFRKSNMGSKVATVPSKTTALPVEISTQEQEKSLFEQYPSQEFGKDDDFDGIHWSHFGILEEFPMPSYSSSLTGLGYGTGISGNEVDSSVDDGIMLQKGKHALDGSNTCIAVSDGLLKKSNTIGEKDILSNSKSTIDQASSNLNYPKLAPLKLSTDTYSAKNILQDQSSNNLGVDSEPEVDSPCWQGTTAFSATPLETSEPIQSHHVEKGTEKHNSLNPLAPQFFPGVGYIKDDFLSSKSSACPIANNLDYMETVLVESPLELNKGTELRHYTNVSGRENTFNVLNDPKNNYMNLVQNSHSIMTQSSSIVDCSTLKGKLVTAVDVDGFVNGTNGVFHGNGHPPIPTSSSSGVDFDTDLLKTLKGLLKLFIESPRPDVHIMVNAMHVLSELLVQTSVDLANSYSEPDPDIVVQIINNLNMLSTKRFEQGISTHDSTLADSPYHLDRSSKYSKGLELTSVETLPTLNQPYVQNDHLGKKISVSKVFAESGRISFASSNHQGTENEFAELQVIRRSLGKSLDYEKQMHPEAMLFWNLWLDSEAERCYRKFKTFRCLMESGMDLNSANIAELLR
- the LOC107623009 gene encoding cellulose synthase A catalytic subunit 8 [UDP-forming] → MMESSVQLCNSCGEQIGVDANGEVFVACHECYFPICKACFDYEMNEGRKACLRCATPYEERSKNDDDTKVNGNRSTSMASELSISQDVGIHARHVSTVSTVDSELNDEYGNPIWKNRVESWKEKDKKKNKKKKAESKAENVAPIPPEQQMEEIQSSEAAAAEPLSITIPISKTKMGPYRFVIIMRLIILGLFFHYRVTNPVDSAFALWLTSIICEIWFAFSWVLDQFPKWYPINRHTFIDRLSARFEREGEPSQLAAVDFFVSTVDPLKEPPLITANTVLSILAVDYPVDKVSCYVSDDGAAMLTFESLVETADFARKWVPFCKQYSIEPRAPEFYFSQKIDYLKDKIQPSFVKERRAMKRDYEEYKVRINALVAKAQKTPEEGWTMQDGTPWPGNNSRDHPGMIQVFLGHTGAHDIEGNELPRLVYVSREKRPGYQHHKKAGAENALVRVSAVLTNAPFILNLDCDHYVNNSKAVREAMCFLMDPEVGRDVCYVQFPQRFDGIDRSDRYANRNTVFFDVNMKGLDGIQGPMYVGTGCVFNRQALYGYSPPSMPNLPRSSSSCCCCCPSKKAKKDVSELYKDAKREELDAAIFNLREIENYDEYERSMLISQMSFEKTFGLSTVFIESTLMENGGVPDSADPSMLIKEAIHVIGCGYEEKTEWGKEIGWIYGSVTEDILTGFKMHCRGWRSIYCMPLRPAFKGSAPINLSDRLHQVLRWALGSVEIFFSRHCPLWYGFAGGRLRWLQRLAYINTIVYPFTSLPLVAYCSLPAICLLSGKFIIPTLSNLASVLFLGLFLSIITTSILELRWSGVTIEAIWRNEQFWVIGGVSAHLFAVFQGFLKMLAGIDTNFTVTAKAADDTEFGELYIIKWTTLLIPPTTLIIVNMVGVVAGFSDALNGGYESWGPLFGKVFFAFWVIFHLYPFLKGLMGRQNRTPTIVILWSVLLASVFSLVWVKINPFISRTDSSTISGTCISIDC